The window CATAAGGGCGTGGCCCACATCCTGCCGGACATGAGCGGCGAAACCCAGGCCGGCGCCGCCGAGCTGGCGAAGGCCGCGGCGTTGACCGCCCCGGGCGCCACCACCCTCTACACCATCGCCACCGAACCGTTCTTCCTCGGCGCGGACGACAGCCATAACGCCGGCAACCTGATGCCGTCCACCGAAGTGCAGGTGGTGAAACAGGAGGGCGACAAGGTGCTGGCCACCGTGAGCGGCTGGCAACAAGACGGCGTCAGCGAAGTGTTTTACGCCGCGCAGGGCAAGCGCATCCTCAGCGTGCTGCTGGGTGAGGACGCGCGCCAACAGCTGAAGACCGCGTCGACTCAGACCGATGCGGAAACCGGCCTGGTCTGGCATCAGGTTTCTTTGCAGGTGTGGCTGCCGCGCAAGCAGCTGATCGACGATCAGCAAAAAATCTGGCGTTACGCCGCGGACATGATGTCGGCCAACTGCACCGGCTGCCACGGGCTGACCGCGCTCGATCGCTTCAACGCCAACCAATGGATCGGCGTCATCAAAGGCATGGCGCCGCGCACCTCGCTGACGCAGGAACAGCTGCGCGTGCTGACGCAATACGTACAAAAACACGCCAGCGACATGCCACCTGCCACACCGGCCAAGCTTTAAGGGAGAAGCGCAATGAGCAACCAACAACCGTTAAAAATGAGCCGCCGCCGCTTCCTGACCGGCGCCGCCGCGCTGACCGCCGCCCCGCTGCTGGCGGGCTTATGGCCCAAAGCGGCGCTGGCGCAGGCCATCAGCGAAGCGCTGCCGCAGTTCATCGTCTTGCGTCAGGCGCAAAAAGGCATCCTGACCGGCGCCCACTGGGGCGCGTTTGAGGCCATCGTGCAGGACGGCAAGATGGTCGGCGTGCAGCCGGTGCAGGACGATCCGTATCCCAATGAGCTGATCACCATGGCGCCTTATCAGGTGCACGCCGAGAACCGCATCAAATACCCGATGGTGCGCAAAAGCTGGCTGGAAGGCGGCCCCGGCAGCCGCACCGAGCTGCGCGGCCGCGATGAGTGGGTGCGCGTCAGCTGGGACAAAGCGACCGAGCTGGTGTGCAATGAGATCGTTCGCCTGCAGAAAGATCACGGCCCGCAGTCGATCTACGCCGGTTCCTACGGCTGGAAAAGCGTCGGCATGCTGCACAACAGCCGCACGCTGCTGCAGCGCCTGATGAACCTGACCGGTGGTTTCCTCGGCTACGCCGGCGACTACTCCACCGGCGCGGCGCAGGTGATCATGTCGCACGTGGTCGGTTCGATGGAGGTCTACGAACAGCAGACCGCCTGGCCGAACGTGATCGAGAACAGCGAGTTGGTGATCCTGTGGGGCTGCAACCCGATGGTCACGCTGAAGAACAGCTGGAACGTGCCGGATCACGTCGGCCAGACCGGCTTCGAAGCGCTGAAGAAGAAAGGCACCCGGGTGATCAGCATCGATCCGGTGCACAATGACAGCGCCAAGTTCGTCAATG of the Serratia marcescens subsp. marcescens ATCC 13880 genome contains:
- a CDS encoding NapC/NirT family cytochrome c, producing the protein MSKKLTGFEKKRRWGWLWLLLLGIILGAALLAGTATVFHKTSDTAFCVSCHTMQQPLAEYQGSVHFQNTKGIRAECADCHVPHQPIDYLWTKIRAVKDIYGEMVGTIDTPEKYEAHKLAMAQSVWKTLKENDSATCRSCHSYDAMDITAQRPEARLQHPVAIKQGETCIDCHKGVAHILPDMSGETQAGAAELAKAAALTAPGATTLYTIATEPFFLGADDSHNAGNLMPSTEVQVVKQEGDKVLATVSGWQQDGVSEVFYAAQGKRILSVLLGEDARQQLKTASTQTDAETGLVWHQVSLQVWLPRKQLIDDQQKIWRYAADMMSANCTGCHGLTALDRFNANQWIGVIKGMAPRTSLTQEQLRVLTQYVQKHASDMPPATPAKL